The following coding sequences lie in one Rutidosis leptorrhynchoides isolate AG116_Rl617_1_P2 chromosome 6, CSIRO_AGI_Rlap_v1, whole genome shotgun sequence genomic window:
- the LOC139852129 gene encoding C-terminal binding protein AN: protein MTSTAKRDLETRSPATMSYRSNSSPQPSLPLVVTLNCIEDISIEQEYLAGVARVEHVPLSLLAEAKIESAAAVLLHSLAFLPRAAQRRLRPWQIVLCLGSSDRSVDSAIAADLGLGRLVHVDVSRAEEVADTVMALFLGLLRRTHLLSRHALSASGWLGSVQPLCRGMRRCRGLVLGIIGRSASARSLATRSLAFKISVLYYEVPEEKGKRISRFPPAARRMDTLNDLLAASDLISLHCALTNDTIQIMNAECLQHVKPGAFLVNTGSSQLLDDCAVKQLLIDGTLAGCAIDGAEGPQWMEAWVREMPNVLILPRSADYSEEVWLEIREKAVSILQTFFLDDIVPTDAISDNDEEENESLFEDEQIDKQEKHGALRSSITYQLTDDIHVSYESPMKKDTTHSIASPSQPQESILSQTTEIKRSRSSKKAKKRHARQKSMHKISDKDSTLKEDDAAMSGTDQVLSSSSHFASPDDSTSKRTPIKHMKSIKSLELLKDGCVISLQARDGSAFHVSRQRAQGGGWFLDTMSNVTRRDPAAQFLVVYRNKDTIGLRSFTAGGKLLQINRRMEFVFASHSFDVWESWTFEGSLEECRLVNCRNPSAVLDVRVEILATVGDDDGITRWLD, encoded by the exons ATGACGTCGACGGCGAAACGAGATCTAGAAACCAGATCGCCGGCGACAATGTCTTACCGGAGCAATTCCTCACCACAACCTTCACTTCCATTAGTCGTTACTCTCAATTGCATAGAAGACATCTCCATCGAGCAAGAATACCTAGCCGGTGTCGCACGTGTCGAGCACGTGCCTCTAAGTTTACTCGCAGAGGCGAAGATCGAATCAGCCGCAGCTGTTCTTCTGCACTCCCTAGCGTTCCTACCACGCGCCGCTCAACGCCGGCTCCGGCCATGGCAGATCGTTCTATGTCTCGGTTCGTCTGATCGGTCCGTTGATTCTGCAATCGCTGCTGACCTAGGGCTTGGTAGACTTGTACACGTGGACGTCTCGAGAGCTGAAGAGGTTGCTGATACTGTAATGGCGTTGTTTCTAGGGTTGTTGAGACGCACGCACTTGTTATCTCGTCACGCGCTTTCGGCTTCTGGTTGGTTAGGCTCCGTACAACCGCTTTGCCGTGGAATGCGTAGGTGTAGAGGACTTGTGTTAGGGATTATTGGCCGGTCTGCTTCAGCTAGGTCTTTGGCTACACGGAGTTTGGCGTTTAAAATTAGTGTGCTCTATTATGAGGTTCCTGAG GAAAAAGGTAAAAGAATAAGCAGATTTCCTCCTGCTGCCAGGAGGATGGACACCCTTAACGATTTACTTGCTGCAAGTGACCTCATCTCACTGCATTGTGCCTTAACAAATGATACAATTCAAATAATGAATGCTGAATGCTTGCAGCATGTAAAACCAG GGGCATTTTTGGTAAATACAGGCAGCAGCCAGTTATTGGATGATTGTGCAGTAAAACAGCTCTTGATTGATGGCACACTAGCAGGATGCGCTATAGATGGTGCTGAAGGGCCTCAATGGATGGAAGCATGG GTACGAGAGATGCCCAATGTTTTAATTCTTCCCCGTAGCGCAGATTACAGTGAAGAAGTATGGTTAGAGATTCGGGAAAAAGCCGTATCTATATTGCAAACATTCTTTTTGGATGACATTGTTCCAACTGACGCCATTTCAGACAACGACGAAGAAGAAAATGAATCACTCTTTGAGGATGAACAAATTGATAAACAAGAGAAACACGGTGCACTGCGATCCTCTATTACTTATCAATTAACAGATGATATACATGTATCATACGAAAGCCCCATGAAAAAAGATACTACACACTCAATTGCATCTCCAAGTCAACCTCAAGAATCAATATTATCACAGACTACTGAAATCAAACGCAGTAGATCAAGTAAAAAAGCTAAAAAGAGACACGCTCGTCAAAAGTCAATGCATAAAATCAGTGATAAAGATAGTACACTTAAAGAAGATGATGCTGCCATGAGTGGCACAGACCAAGTTTTAAGTTCTAGTTCACATTTTGCATCCCCTGATGATTCAACAAGTAAAAGAACACCAATTAAACATATGAAATCTATAAAGTCTCTTGAGTTGTTGAAGGATGGGTGTGTTATTTCTTTGCAAGCACGGGACGGTTCGGCGTTTCATGTTTCTAGGCAACGAGCGCAAGGTGGTGGATGGTTTTTAGACACGATGTCGAATGTAACAAGACGAGATCCAGCTGCACAATTTCTTGTTGTTTACAGAAACAAG GATACGATTGGTTTAAGATCTTTCACTGCGGGTGGCAAGTTGTTGCAG ATAAATAGAAGAATGGAATTTGTGTTTGCTAGTCATAGTTTTGACGTCTGGGAGAGTTGGACGTTTGAAGGCTCTTTAGAAGAATGTAGACTTGTTAACTGTAGAAATCCGTCA GCTGTTCTAGATGTACGTGTGGAAATATTAGCAACTGTCGGAGATGATGATGGGATAACCCGTTGGCTTGATTAA